One Onychomys torridus chromosome 17, mOncTor1.1, whole genome shotgun sequence genomic window carries:
- the Eps15l1 gene encoding epidermal growth factor receptor substrate 15-like 1 isoform X4, with product MAAPLVPLAQQMPSGNPLYESYYKQVDPAYTGRVGASEAALFLKKSGLSDIILGKIWDLADPEGKGFLDKQGFYVALRLVACAQSGHEVTLSNLSLTMPPPKFHDTSSPLMATQPSTETHWAVRVEEKAKFDGIFESLLPVNGLLSGDKVKPVLMNSKLPLDVLGRVWDLSDIDKDGHLDRDEFAVAMHLVYRALEKEPVPSVLPPSLIPPSKKKKTVFAGAVPVLPASPPPKDSLRSTPSHGSVSSLNSTGSLSPKHSVKQTQPPVAWVVPVADKMRFDEIFLKTDLDLDGYVSGQEVKEIFMHSGLTQNLLAHIWALADTRQTGKLSKEQFALAMYFIQQKVSKGIDPPQVLSPDMVPPSERGTPVPDSSSVLGSGEFTGVKELDDISQEIAQLQREKYSLEQDIREKEEAIRQKTSEVQELQNDLDRETSSLQELEAQKQDAQDRLDEMDQQKAKLRDMLSDVRQKCQDETQMISSLKTQIQSQESDLKSQEDELSRAKSELSRLQQEETQLEQSIQAGRAQLETILKSLKSTQDEINQARSKLSQLQESRLEAHRSLEQYDQVPDGISGTSLPDLATLSEGILLAERGGFGAMDDPFKNKALLFSNNSQELHPDPFQAEDPFKSDPFKGADPFKGDPFQNDPFAEQQTAVTDPFGGDPFKESDPFHSSNTDDFFKKQTKNDPFTSDPFTKNPSLPPKLDPFESSDPFSSSSISSKGSDPFGTLDPFGSGSFSSAEGFADFSQMSKVRSVVRACRA from the exons GGTTTCTATGTTGCGCTGAGATTGGTGGCCTGTGCACAGAGTGGCCACGAAGTCACCTTGAGCAATCTGAGCCTCACCATGCCACCACCGAAGTTT CATGACACCAGCAGCCCACTGATGGCCACACAACCGTCTACAGAGACTCACTGGGCTGTGCGG GTGGAAGAGAAGGCAAAGTTTGATGGCATCTTTGAAAGCCTTCTGCCAGTCAATGGTCTGCTCTCTGGAGACAAGGTCAAGCCAGTCCTCATGAACTCGAAACTACCTCTGGATGTGCTGGGCAGG GTCTGGGACCTCAGTGACATTGACAAGGATGGACATCTGGACCGAGATGAATTTGCTGTG GCCATGCACTTGGTGTACCGCGCCTTGGAGAAGGAGCCAGTGCCCTCTGTCCTGCCCCCATCCCTCATCCCACCttccaagaagaagaagacagtGTTTGCAGGTGCTGTgcctgtcctgcctgccagccccccACCCAAAGACAGCCTCCGCTCCACGCCATCCCATGGCAGCGTCAGTAGCCTCAACAGCACAGGCAGCCTGTCTCCAAAGCACAGCGTCAAACAGACTCAG CCTCCAGTGGCCTGGGTGGTGCCTGTGGCAGATAAGATGCGCTTTGATGAGATCTTCTTGAAGACAGACCTGGACCTTGATGGCTATGTGAGTGGTCAGGAAGTGAAGGAGATCTTCATGCACTCAGGTCTCACACAGAACCTTCTGGCACACATTTG GGCCCTGGCTGATACCAGACAAACGGGGAAGTTAAGCAAAGAGCAATTCGCACTGGCTATGTATTTCATTCAGCAGAAGGTCAGTAAAGGCATCGACCCTCCTCAAGTCCTCTCGCCAGACATGGTGCCACCCTCCGAGAGAGGCACTCCTGTTCCA GATAGTTCAAGTGTTCTCGGGTCAGGAGAGTTCACTGGTGTGAAGGAGCTGGATGACATTAGCCAGGAGATTGCTCAGTTGCAGAG AGAGAAGTACTCACTGGAACAAGAcatcagagaaaaggaagaggcgATCAGACAGAAAACCAGTGAAGTACAG GAACTACAAAATGACCTAGACAGGGAAACCAGCAGTCTGCAGGAGCTTGAGGCTCAGAAGCAGGACGCCCAGGACCGCCTGGATGAGATGGACCAGCAGAAGGCCAAGTTGAGGGACATGCTGAGTGACGTGCGGCAGAAATGCCAGGATGAGACCCAGATG ATCTCGTCATTGAAAACCCAGATCCAGTCTCAGGAGTCAGATTTGAAGTCCCAGGAGGATGAGCTCAGCCGGGCCAAGTCAGAGCTGAGTCGGCTGCAGCAGGAGGAGACACAGCTGGAGCAGAGCATCCAGGCTGGGCGTGCCCAGCTGGAGACGATCCTCAAGTCCCTCAAGTCCACGCAAGATGAAATCAACCAG GCAAGAAGCAAGCTGTCCCAGCTGCAAGAGAGCCGCCTAGAAGCTCACCGGAGCCTGGAACAGTACGACCAGGTGCCCGATGGGATCTCTGGCACCAGCCTGCCTGACCTGGCCACCCTGAGTGAAGGCATCTTGCTGGCAGAGAGAGGCGGCTTTGGAGCCATG GATGACCCTTTCAAAAACAAAGCCTTACTGTTTAGCAACAACTCCCAAGAACTACATCCAGACCCCTTCCAGGCGGAGGACCCCTTCAAGTCCGACCCATTTAAAGGAGCTGACCCCTTCAAAG GTGACCCCTTCCAGAATGATCCCTTCGCAGAGCAACAGACGGCAGTCACAG ACCCATTTGGAGGGGACCCTTTCAAAGAAAGTGACCCATTCCACAGCTCAAACACTGATGACTTCTTCAAGAAACAGACAAAGAATGACCCGTTTACCTCAGACCCCTTCACAAAGAACCCCTCCTTACCTCCAAAG ctcGACCCATTTGAGTCCAGTGATCCCTTCTCTTCGTCCAGCATCTCCTCGAAAGGATCAG ATCCCTTTGGAACCCTAGACCCCTTTGGAAGCGGCTCCTTCAGCAGTGCCGAGGGCTTCGCTGACTTCAGCCAGATGTCCAAG GTGCGGTCAGTGGTACGAGCCTGCAGAGCATGA
- the Eps15l1 gene encoding epidermal growth factor receptor substrate 15-like 1 isoform X6: protein MAAPLVPLAQQMPSGNPLYESYYKQVDPAYTGRVGASEAALFLKKSGLSDIILGKIWDLADPEGKGFLDKQGFYVALRLVACAQSGHEVTLSNLSLTMPPPKFHDTSSPLMATQPSTETHWAVRVEEKAKFDGIFESLLPVNGLLSGDKVKPVLMNSKLPLDVLGRVWDLSDIDKDGHLDRDEFAVAMHLVYRALEKEPVPSVLPPSLIPPSKKKKTVFAGAVPVLPASPPPKDSLRSTPSHGSVSSLNSTGSLSPKHSVKQTQPPVAWVVPVADKMRFDEIFLKTDLDLDGYVSGQEVKEIFMHSGLTQNLLAHIWALADTRQTGKLSKEQFALAMYFIQQKVSKGIDPPQVLSPDMVPPSERGTPVPDSSSVLGSGEFTGVKELDDISQEIAQLQREKYSLEQDIREKEEAIRQKTSEVQELQNDLDRETSSLQELEAQKQDAQDRLDEMDQQKAKLRDMLSDVRQKCQDETQMISSLKTQIQSQESDLKSQEDELSRAKSELSRLQQEETQLEQSIQAGRAQLETILKSLKSTQDEINQARSKLSQLQESRLEAHRSLEQYDQVPDGISGTSLPDLATLSEGILLAERGGFGAMVKVEMTLSKTKPYCLATTPKNYIQTPSRRRTPSSPTHLKELTPSKVTPSRMIPSQSNRRQSQTHLEGTLSKKVTHSTAQTLMTSSRNRQRMTRLPQTPSQRTPPYLQSSTHLSPVIPSLRPASPRKDQIPLEP from the exons GGTTTCTATGTTGCGCTGAGATTGGTGGCCTGTGCACAGAGTGGCCACGAAGTCACCTTGAGCAATCTGAGCCTCACCATGCCACCACCGAAGTTT CATGACACCAGCAGCCCACTGATGGCCACACAACCGTCTACAGAGACTCACTGGGCTGTGCGG GTGGAAGAGAAGGCAAAGTTTGATGGCATCTTTGAAAGCCTTCTGCCAGTCAATGGTCTGCTCTCTGGAGACAAGGTCAAGCCAGTCCTCATGAACTCGAAACTACCTCTGGATGTGCTGGGCAGG GTCTGGGACCTCAGTGACATTGACAAGGATGGACATCTGGACCGAGATGAATTTGCTGTG GCCATGCACTTGGTGTACCGCGCCTTGGAGAAGGAGCCAGTGCCCTCTGTCCTGCCCCCATCCCTCATCCCACCttccaagaagaagaagacagtGTTTGCAGGTGCTGTgcctgtcctgcctgccagccccccACCCAAAGACAGCCTCCGCTCCACGCCATCCCATGGCAGCGTCAGTAGCCTCAACAGCACAGGCAGCCTGTCTCCAAAGCACAGCGTCAAACAGACTCAG CCTCCAGTGGCCTGGGTGGTGCCTGTGGCAGATAAGATGCGCTTTGATGAGATCTTCTTGAAGACAGACCTGGACCTTGATGGCTATGTGAGTGGTCAGGAAGTGAAGGAGATCTTCATGCACTCAGGTCTCACACAGAACCTTCTGGCACACATTTG GGCCCTGGCTGATACCAGACAAACGGGGAAGTTAAGCAAAGAGCAATTCGCACTGGCTATGTATTTCATTCAGCAGAAGGTCAGTAAAGGCATCGACCCTCCTCAAGTCCTCTCGCCAGACATGGTGCCACCCTCCGAGAGAGGCACTCCTGTTCCA GATAGTTCAAGTGTTCTCGGGTCAGGAGAGTTCACTGGTGTGAAGGAGCTGGATGACATTAGCCAGGAGATTGCTCAGTTGCAGAG AGAGAAGTACTCACTGGAACAAGAcatcagagaaaaggaagaggcgATCAGACAGAAAACCAGTGAAGTACAG GAACTACAAAATGACCTAGACAGGGAAACCAGCAGTCTGCAGGAGCTTGAGGCTCAGAAGCAGGACGCCCAGGACCGCCTGGATGAGATGGACCAGCAGAAGGCCAAGTTGAGGGACATGCTGAGTGACGTGCGGCAGAAATGCCAGGATGAGACCCAGATG ATCTCGTCATTGAAAACCCAGATCCAGTCTCAGGAGTCAGATTTGAAGTCCCAGGAGGATGAGCTCAGCCGGGCCAAGTCAGAGCTGAGTCGGCTGCAGCAGGAGGAGACACAGCTGGAGCAGAGCATCCAGGCTGGGCGTGCCCAGCTGGAGACGATCCTCAAGTCCCTCAAGTCCACGCAAGATGAAATCAACCAG GCAAGAAGCAAGCTGTCCCAGCTGCAAGAGAGCCGCCTAGAAGCTCACCGGAGCCTGGAACAGTACGACCAGGTGCCCGATGGGATCTCTGGCACCAGCCTGCCTGACCTGGCCACCCTGAGTGAAGGCATCTTGCTGGCAGAGAGAGGCGGCTTTGGAGCCATGGTAAAGGTCGA GATGACCCTTTCAAAAACAAAGCCTTACTGTTTAGCAACAACTCCCAAGAACTACATCCAGACCCCTTCCAGGCGGAGGACCCCTTCAAGTCCGACCCATTTAAAGGAGCTGACCCCTTCAAAG GTGACCCCTTCCAGAATGATCCCTTCGCAGAGCAACAGACGGCAGTCACAG ACCCATTTGGAGGGGACCCTTTCAAAGAAAGTGACCCATTCCACAGCTCAAACACTGATGACTTCTTCAAGAAACAGACAAAGAATGACCCGTTTACCTCAGACCCCTTCACAAAGAACCCCTCCTTACCTCCAAAG ctcGACCCATTTGAGTCCAGTGATCCCTTCTCTTCGTCCAGCATCTCCTCGAAAGGATCAG ATCCCTTTGGAACCCTAG